A genomic stretch from Erigeron canadensis isolate Cc75 chromosome 9, C_canadensis_v1, whole genome shotgun sequence includes:
- the LOC122580901 gene encoding myb family transcription factor PHL7-like gives MGSTRSDQGAGKERLKWTQELHDLFEKAVNQLGGPDRATPKGILKAMGITGLTIYHVKSHLQKYRMSKFVPESSRRDKSEKRSLADIFPNFSVTSGAQLNEALQMQMEVQRRLSDQLEVQKNLKLKIEAQSKFLEKLTEEHKIRPIMSKINSRSPTSLPSLCDVSETIIKDFESDSEVDTNEMRVWQDQTFTKRFRVDDDDLASSQRFKRPFLSTQSIVVPKGGNSFPSQDNIFPWGLSFCQSPLIPTSFNSFG, from the exons ATGGGATCTACTCGGTCTGATCAAGGTGCTGGAAAAGAGCGATTGAAGTGGACCCAAGAGCTTCATGATCTGTTTGAGAAAGCAGTTAACCAGCTCGGTGGTCCTGATA GGGCAACACCGAAGGGTATATTGAAGGCCATGGGGATAACAGGTTTAACTATCTACCATGTTAAAAGCCACTTACAG AAATATAGAATGTCCAAGTTTGTCCCTGAATCATCAAGAC GAGACAAGTCTGAGAAAAGAAGCCTAGCCGACATTTTTCCAAATTTCAGCGTAACATC TGGTGCTCAGCTAAATGAAGCTTTACAAATGCAAATGGAAGTTCAAAGACGATTAAGTGATCAGCTTGAG GTACAAAAGAACTTGAAGCTGAAAATTGAAGCACAATCAAAATTTCTTGAGAAACTGACCGAAGAACACAAAATTAGGCCAATTATGAGCAAAATCAACAGTAGATCTCCAACATCTCTACCTTCTCTTTGTGACGTGTCTGAAACCATAATTAAGGACTTTGAATCTGATTCTGAAGTGGACACAAATGAGATGAGAGTGTGGCAAGATCAAACGTTCACAAAGAGGTTTAGAGTTGATGACGATGATCTTGCATCCAGTCAAAGATTTAAACGCCCTTTCCTCAGCACTCAAAGTATTGTCGTTCCAAAGGGTGGCAATTCATTTCCATCCCAAGACAACATATTTCCATGGGGTTTATCGTTTTGCCAATCACCTTTGATACCAACTTCGTTTAATTCTTTTGGTTAG